One genomic region from Leptolyngbyaceae cyanobacterium JSC-12 encodes:
- a CDS encoding Calpain family cysteine protease,pre-peptidase C family protein (IMG reference gene:2510095795~PFAM: Bacterial pre-peptidase C-terminal domain; Calpain family cysteine protease), whose amino-acid sequence MFLEPSSQERFNLFNTGSASTVLLPDTSNTFASAAYGLVDPVQGKMSAASSAGYGNISSIDATSLTNNLVLAPIIRTPILITDNTLATANNLGSLTGTITRNGFVGSSDTVDFYRLNLAGSSLNLTLTGLSSDADLQLLRDLNGNGVVDSNEIIAYSNRGGSNDESINLHGLTSGEYFVQVSRYSGDTNYTLRLSPNSTSNLLATEMNVGVLSGTQTFTNPSYSEGETLARRNGISSTDTSDIYRFSLNTVRNVGIALTGLSNNADVRLIQDLNNDGIVQDNEIIARSTHGSNWNEAINRNLDVGSYFVQVYRFSGDTGYSLKLTETAPQVNLNISQVQALNNPDSGWFGDDADFYSRVRINGTTLTSEVVSNNNNAFPNWNFTRSVNSRYVSIEVEMWDSDGGLAGADDRIDINPGAGQNLNITFDVVTGAITGDVSGSRGQLLTIAGNSGDRARMWFTVNTGDWYTLNLKDAGIQDLTRSFAADGQLSRMDMINILRDVKDGNTVSATELTDLRTVLNSLNYMMPEYVRVLSNKIINSDPANARSGIGNLAAGSTGTQLERLIGKWFLGNDRPVAISYDRTTTYTYQSVTGNLFQGGISFRDVQQNNLGDCYFLAALGAVAFDSPTTIQNMFVSHNDDNGDGIIDSWTVRMFNNGVADYVTVDRFLPTGADGRAVFAGWGGGHFSNPNNELWVALLEKAYAQFNESGWIGQDNTNSYNGTTLSTTPVSNNNAGINGGFAEVALRQITGLNAARHGMTTNFLFIRISDSVNEMINAFNNDRMVVLCTPSNPESIIVGNHCYTLVGYNAATDRFQIYNPWATDGGSSVDGANDGLRWISRTQLLASFDEWAALS is encoded by the coding sequence ATGTTTCTAGAGCCTTCTTCTCAAGAGCGCTTCAATCTTTTCAACACAGGCTCCGCATCCACCGTCCTGCTTCCTGATACATCGAATACTTTTGCATCTGCTGCTTATGGATTAGTTGATCCGGTGCAAGGCAAAATGTCTGCAGCCTCTAGCGCCGGATATGGCAACATTTCCAGCATCGATGCAACTTCTCTCACCAACAATCTTGTTCTAGCCCCGATTATTCGTACCCCCATTCTGATTACTGACAATACCCTTGCTACTGCAAACAACTTAGGAAGTTTAACCGGAACCATCACCCGTAATGGTTTTGTTGGCAGTAGTGATACGGTTGACTTCTATCGCCTCAATCTGGCTGGCAGTAGCTTAAATTTGACTCTTACTGGACTCTCTAGCGATGCCGATCTACAACTGTTACGAGACTTGAATGGTAATGGAGTGGTGGATAGTAATGAAATTATTGCTTACTCGAATCGAGGAGGTAGCAATGATGAATCTATCAATCTGCATGGACTTACTTCCGGCGAATATTTTGTACAGGTCAGTCGCTATTCTGGTGATACGAACTACACCCTGCGTCTTTCTCCAAACAGCACCAGTAACCTGTTAGCAACTGAAATGAATGTGGGGGTATTGTCTGGAACGCAAACCTTCACCAATCCCTCTTACAGCGAAGGTGAAACTCTTGCCCGCCGTAACGGTATCAGCAGCACCGATACTTCAGATATATACCGCTTTAGTTTGAATACTGTCCGCAATGTTGGTATTGCCTTAACTGGCTTGAGTAATAATGCCGATGTGCGGTTGATTCAGGATCTGAATAATGACGGCATCGTGCAAGATAACGAAATCATTGCTCGTTCTACCCATGGCTCTAACTGGAATGAGGCAATTAATCGGAACCTGGATGTGGGCAGTTACTTTGTGCAGGTTTATCGCTTCAGCGGCGATACAGGGTACAGCCTGAAGTTAACTGAAACCGCACCTCAAGTTAACCTCAACATTAGTCAGGTGCAGGCATTGAATAATCCTGATTCTGGCTGGTTTGGGGATGATGCTGATTTTTACAGCCGTGTGCGGATCAATGGCACGACTTTGACATCAGAAGTTGTGAGCAATAACAACAATGCATTTCCCAACTGGAATTTTACCCGATCGGTGAACAGCCGTTACGTTTCGATTGAGGTGGAAATGTGGGATAGCGATGGTGGATTGGCTGGTGCAGATGATCGCATTGATATTAACCCCGGTGCTGGACAAAACCTTAACATTACCTTTGATGTGGTTACCGGAGCAATTACCGGAGATGTAAGCGGTTCAAGGGGGCAACTGTTAACGATTGCAGGCAACAGCGGCGATCGCGCCCGTATGTGGTTCACCGTGAATACTGGTGACTGGTACACACTGAACCTGAAGGATGCTGGGATTCAAGACCTGACTCGCAGTTTTGCCGCCGATGGGCAACTCAGCCGTATGGATATGATCAACATTCTGCGCGATGTCAAAGATGGTAACACCGTCAGTGCCACCGAGTTGACAGATTTACGAACCGTGCTCAACAGCCTCAATTACATGATGCCGGAGTACGTGCGCGTGCTTTCCAATAAGATCATCAACAGCGATCCAGCAAATGCCCGGTCTGGAATTGGTAACCTGGCAGCAGGCAGTACCGGAACTCAGTTGGAAAGACTGATCGGTAAATGGTTCCTAGGGAACGATCGCCCTGTTGCCATCTCCTACGATCGCACCACCACCTACACCTACCAATCCGTGACTGGTAACCTGTTCCAGGGCGGCATTAGCTTCCGTGATGTGCAGCAAAATAATCTGGGTGATTGTTATTTCCTGGCAGCCCTCGGTGCAGTCGCGTTTGATTCCCCCACCACTATTCAAAATATGTTCGTTAGCCACAATGATGACAATGGCGATGGCATTATAGATAGCTGGACGGTCCGCATGTTTAACAACGGTGTGGCAGATTATGTGACGGTTGATCGCTTCCTGCCAACTGGGGCTGATGGCAGAGCCGTGTTTGCTGGCTGGGGTGGTGGTCATTTTTCCAACCCCAATAATGAATTGTGGGTGGCATTGCTGGAGAAAGCCTACGCTCAGTTCAATGAATCCGGTTGGATTGGGCAAGACAACACCAATTCGTATAATGGCACCACTCTATCTACAACCCCTGTTTCTAATAACAACGCTGGAATTAATGGCGGCTTTGCAGAAGTTGCACTGCGGCAAATTACTGGACTTAACGCCGCACGGCACGGGATGACGACTAACTTTTTGTTCATTCGCATCTCAGATTCTGTGAATGAAATGATCAATGCATTCAATAACGATCGCATGGTAGTTTTGTGTACTCCCAGCAACCCCGAAAGTATCATCGTCGGCAATCACTGCTACACGCTGGTTGGCTATAATGCCGCCACAGATCGCTTCCAGATCTACAATCCCTGGGCAACCGATGGCGGTTCCTCAGTTGATGGTGCCAACGATGGTTTACGCTGGATTTCTCGTACCCAACTTCTTGCTAGCTTTGATGAGTGGGCAGCGTTAAGCTAA
- a CDS encoding hemolysin activation/secretion protein (IMG reference gene:2510095796~PFAM: POTRA domain, ShlB-type; Surface antigen) translates to MKKTLQLLTICVLWFELGAAAIAQTPAPSQAPASQERPVTNPLLPPRPDLEPFPEITPTPLPPSPLQIPPSSTPPAPESIPMPAATVYVDRVLVQGSKIFSEEELASVVRPFEKRHLTFEQLLEIRSAITKLYSDRGYITSGAFLPPQDDLATGTIKIQVVEGELERLEIRGLQRLRDRYVRRRLERAAKTPLNLREIESALQLLQINPLLSSVRAELRAGTAPGRSVLVVNLQEAKAFRAAALLENRDPPSVGSVRGSLIVGHDNLLGLGDRFSAELGLTSGITELELAYAIPLNSRDGTWNVRYERTRSQIVEEPFSILDINSNSETVSFGFRQPLMRTSTHEFALGLLMDFRRSQSFLFNDLPFSFSPGSEQGEAKVRVLRFTQDWINRGSNRVLAARSQLSFGLPILGATQNEAGIDGIFFSWVGQFQWVQAINQDITAIARIAAQLTPDSLLPLEQFSLGGIDTVRGFRQNYRVADNGIVGNLEIRFPILQQEDGIGIVQLAPFIDVGKVWNNADEIRSPQLLASTGLGLRWQIGNTLLARLDWGIPLVSYDRQGNTLQDSGVVFSIRLQFF, encoded by the coding sequence ATGAAGAAAACGTTGCAATTATTGACTATTTGCGTCCTCTGGTTTGAGTTGGGTGCGGCAGCGATCGCTCAAACTCCTGCTCCTTCCCAAGCCCCTGCATCGCAAGAGCGCCCAGTGACTAATCCCCTCTTACCGCCTCGTCCTGATTTAGAACCATTTCCAGAAATTACACCAACCCCGCTCCCCCCGTCTCCTCTGCAAATTCCTCCCAGTTCCACGCCGCCTGCACCCGAATCCATACCTATGCCAGCCGCAACCGTCTATGTGGATCGAGTGTTGGTGCAGGGTAGTAAAATTTTTTCTGAAGAAGAATTAGCCTCAGTTGTGCGTCCGTTTGAAAAACGCCACCTGACCTTTGAACAATTGCTGGAAATTCGTTCTGCCATCACCAAGTTGTATAGTGATCGCGGTTACATCACCTCTGGTGCTTTCCTGCCACCTCAGGATGATCTGGCAACCGGGACGATCAAAATTCAGGTTGTGGAAGGAGAGTTAGAGCGTTTAGAAATTAGAGGCTTACAACGGTTGCGCGATCGCTATGTGCGCCGCAGACTGGAACGGGCAGCAAAAACTCCACTCAATCTGCGCGAAATCGAGTCTGCACTTCAGTTGTTGCAGATCAATCCCTTGTTGAGTTCAGTTCGGGCAGAACTACGAGCCGGAACTGCTCCTGGACGTAGCGTGCTGGTGGTGAATTTACAAGAAGCAAAAGCATTTCGGGCGGCGGCACTGCTGGAAAATCGTGACCCTCCTAGCGTCGGTTCCGTTCGCGGCTCACTGATTGTGGGGCATGATAATTTGCTGGGCTTGGGCGATCGCTTCTCAGCAGAACTGGGACTCACTTCTGGCATCACTGAGTTGGAACTGGCATATGCTATCCCGCTGAATTCCCGTGATGGCACCTGGAATGTGCGGTATGAGCGCACCCGCAGCCAGATTGTAGAAGAACCCTTTTCCATACTAGATATCAACAGCAACAGCGAAACTGTGTCATTTGGCTTTCGGCAGCCATTGATGCGCACCTCTACCCATGAATTTGCACTGGGACTGCTCATGGACTTTCGCCGCAGCCAATCATTTTTGTTTAACGATCTTCCTTTCTCTTTCTCGCCCGGTTCTGAGCAAGGAGAAGCGAAAGTCCGAGTATTGCGCTTCACCCAGGATTGGATAAACCGGGGCAGTAACCGGGTGCTGGCAGCGCGATCGCAACTTAGCTTTGGCCTCCCCATTTTGGGTGCTACGCAAAACGAAGCCGGAATTGATGGCATCTTCTTTAGCTGGGTCGGACAGTTTCAGTGGGTGCAGGCAATAAACCAGGACATCACTGCGATCGCTCGGATTGCTGCCCAACTCACCCCCGATTCCCTATTACCCCTCGAACAATTCAGCCTAGGCGGAATTGACACTGTACGCGGCTTCCGGCAAAACTATCGAGTTGCCGACAATGGAATCGTGGGTAATTTGGAAATTCGCTTCCCCATCCTGCAACAAGAAGATGGCATTGGCATTGTGCAACTCGCCCCCTTCATCGATGTAGGCAAAGTCTGGAATAACGCTGACGAAATTCGCAGCCCTCAACTGTTAGCAAGCACTGGCTTAGGGCTACGCTGGCAGATTGGCAACACCCTCCTTGCTCGCTTAGATTGGGGCATTCCTCTCGTCTCCTATGATCGCCAGGGCAACACCCTTCAAGATAGCGGCGTTGTCTTCTCTATTCGCCTGCAATTTTTTTAA
- a CDS encoding hypothetical protein (IMG reference gene:2510095797), with translation MKDKFVQWLNWALMMDVFFVLLCFAWFAIAVVGHSAGVALGLDLWYSLWTPVMQPAIGILMAGAILSGITSWVSKRLNRESKGI, from the coding sequence ATGAAAGATAAATTTGTCCAGTGGTTAAATTGGGCATTGATGATGGATGTATTTTTTGTTCTGTTGTGCTTTGCCTGGTTTGCGATCGCCGTCGTGGGGCATAGTGCAGGTGTTGCCCTTGGTCTAGATCTCTGGTACTCCCTCTGGACTCCTGTGATGCAACCCGCGATCGGGATTCTTATGGCAGGCGCAATCCTCAGCGGCATCACCAGTTGGGTCAGCAAACGCCTGAACCGAGAAAGCAAGGGGATTTGA